The genomic stretch GCTATTGTTGTTCGGTTGTTGATGATCATCAAGAAATCTTTCTCCTAGGCTGGCTAGCATTGTGTTTATAGATGTTTGGTCTTTGATCAGATGATGTTCTTGGCTCGGATTCATGGGTAGAGGGAGCTTTGGCCAGTTAAAAATTGGGTTGATATTTGCCTCAGAAACCATGAAAGCTTGACTCGCCCTCTTCATCTCTCGCTTCACTCTGCTCTCTCGCTGAGCCTGTACATTCCGCTGCTTGCCCATGagcttcttcttcaatctcgTGTTCCAGTAGTTCTTGATATCGTTATCAGTTCGTCCAGGCAATTGTGCCGCAATAACAGACCACCTGCATGGGCGTAAGATCCAAAAAACTAGAATCATTGCCTAAAGAAGATATTACAAGAAAAACCATTGTATTAAAACAAAAGCTCATGAAGGATTGATTACAACTAAACCCCTAAGGGTTTCTGTATCACTGCCAAGGGAGTATAACTCCACTCATTTAACTATATCAATTACTCTGAACCCATAGAAGCatcattaaaagaaattagtaGTGATCGTTCAAGATTATACAAAGAAGGCTTCAATAATTAGTTACCTGCTTCCAATACTTAAATAGAGGCTGCAAATCATGTTGTCTTCCTCTTCTGAAAACCCTCCATGCTTGATGTTTGGCCGGAGGTAATTCAGCCATCTGAGCCGGCAACTTTTGCCACATCTCTTCAGCCCTAAACACCATACATATACACTTATTAACTGTCTCAatgttgaatatatatatgtattaatttGTGTGGATAAAGAGAGGCAACAACGTTAATTAATTTCGATATACCAGAGAAGGAAAGTCTAAGAATATTGCGAGTATACCTATCTTCTGAGGCAAAGCTATCCAGTTGCCGCCGGTGCCGTGTTCTTCGATGTAAGACTTGAGTTTGTCGTCTTCTTCCGGCGACCACGGGCCTTTCTTGACATTGGCTTTGTCACAGCAAGGAGCTCTACCCATGTTAATACTTTCCTGTACTGTTTTGTTGCAGAGAGGTTGCTGTTGGtttctcttttttaattctCACCTTTGATATAGTCATATAACACACagagatacatatatacacgTATGTATGACTCTAAGAGGGAAAGGAGACTATAATAACTGGAGGAGAGACATGGAGGGGTCACCAAATTTCAAAAAGGGGAGTCTGAAAAAGATGGATCTTTAGGGATATCTatagaatattaattaatggagaaatTTGGAAGGTCAGCCAGGCAGAGCAGAAGAGCAAGGGTTTCCTCATTGTCCTTCTTAGTCCAGAATCTCTCTATACATGTTACATTCATCTCTGGCATGGTGTCACTGCAGCCTCGACTTTTAAGccaaaaaactaattaattagcATCTTTATTCTTTATAAGTGATCACCTTAATTACTTCCATGCAGTGTTCTCTATAATTTGTTCTAATTCTGCTTTTGTTTTCTTGTCATGGATCTATATATAGGCCCTATATATATAGCAAAAAGAAGTTAGTTCGTTTTGTCATACATCTATGGTGGCCACCTAATTAAGAACCAGTGCCACCATTGTTGAAGTTACAGAAGGACCTAACTATTATATATTTGACATTTTGTTTTCAACTAGAAAGGAGGCAAATCACTACTGTGGACGCCATAATATTACTCCTAATTAGGAGCTAGGGTGATAAAATAAAGACTTTGCAGTTCTTATGTTTTAAGTTTAACTCTTGTTGTGagtaagatttttaaaaaaaaaattcttcaatttgttgtttaaatttatttaatttatattcgtTACACTTTGATAATTTATTGCATTCTTAAAATGTATCATACAGCCATTACAGGAATTACCAAATGCAAGAAAATGGCCACCCAGCTTCATATATCTCTCATGCTTGCATGGCTGCAAATTACAGCTTTATTTTTACCACCCCACTTCATTTTTGCCATTTCCATCTCATATCTATCTTCATATGAGATTTTCTAGGTGTTCAAGGGGACGTCAAACCATGCAAAACAAAGTAAAATTTGCCGAATTGtccaatacatatatattagaaactAGTTTAGGTTCTGATTATCATGAAGTCTATGCATTTAGTAATTAACCATTCTCgttttttagtttgtttaaaCTTATTCAACTATATTATCTAACAATTGGAAAATGCTAGAAAGCCCGACGAGTGTAtcgaaagggggcaaaaagtcGATTATGCCCCCACGCCCTGCTTtctccctccccctccccctccccttcCCATGGATTCCCCCCGCTCTGGTGCatctcccttgccatggccgcCGCCTCGTCTCGCTGCCGTCGCCTCTCTACCATTCAAATCAAAATGAATCCGATTATTTTGAATGAGCTTTTTTACTTGAGATATACTAATGGCTTAGActcaaatccaaatttgaatatTTGGAGACACATCCATATTATCTCTAAagaactttaaaaaaaaaaagatttttataatttctgGCTAAGCAAGGTTATTATGCACGAGGTATTTTGTAACATATTCATGTAATTTTCCTAAGTAAGCTAAAATGctttttaaaaagtaatatttctatataattttttataagaaaaattctTTGTAGCATAATTtgctaataatatttttgttattatgtgaaattttattgaatttttcctCTAATATGTGCGGATAGATGTTAACAAATAGCATCATCTTGCATGGAAATTCTATAAAAGAACTCTAATTATGCATCATCATAACTAGGTTTAACAATTTGTCAaagtttttgtgtttttattttcctagcccTCCAAAAGTCCTTGACAaaaggggtgttcaaaaaaataggCTAATTGCAAAAACTAGTAGAACGACACCGCATCGTGCAATtttttaggtgagaggtttggcatgatttaaaaaaattgcaaatCGCACAGTTtgcaatttgagaatttggcgGTTCAGTTCAAAATCGAACCgcccaaataatattttaataataaaataaataaaatataaaaaggtgTGGCATGTAACCCTAATCACTTCCAAGTTCCAAGCCttcctttctatttcttctctttaccCAACGTGGCATGCTTCTGACCCACCAAGGACTCAAGGAGATCTAATCTGGTTTCACCAAGTCACCAAGGAGAAGCGTCCAGAAGTAGCCTAAAACTGAAGTCTTCTTTTGCTATATGGTTTATACGATAATAGCAAGAACAAAGCAAATTGCCTAGAAATCGACCGTCGAGAAGGCGCTGAGGAAGCAGTTGGCAACAAAAGTGGCGAGGAAGTCAGCGTTGGCAACCGGAGGGGTGAAGAAGCCACACAGGTTTTGGTCGGGAACGATGGCTCTGAGGGAGACTCAGAAGTACCAGAAGAGTACAGAGTTGCTGATCTGGAAGCTACCATTCCAAAGGCTTGTGAAGGAGATAACGCAGGACTTCAAGACTGATCTTAGGTTTTAGAGCAGTACTGCTGTGGCGGCCCTCCAAGTGGCTGCCAAGGCATATCTCGTCGGGCACTTCAAGGACACCAATATGTGTGCCATTCATGCTAAGAGAGTCATCATTAttgtaagcaccctcgcccggatatcccaaccacccggtctatccgaacgaaaacgcttacataagggaagagaaatagacataagacaaaaatacccttgcaTGCATACATAGGAAATACGACAGCGGAAGCAAAAACAATATACATGGACGCCCACAAGTACCCTACTAgaacagcagtcaaggagtatataaaaatatacagacacctgtgccaataaataaaagatacaaggaacaaccgggcacagtaaaaaatgagagtcagaactcctaacaaaacatcagagaagatGGGGGCaactaactgtacaccctatcGACACGGCTGGTTGCTAGATGGCGCGATCCTCaccctcgacttttgctttactcttacttggaatgatggaaagcaaggtgagtcgcaagactcagcaagtttatatgaaaaaaaaggctgtaaatgaaacaaaagaggagatcactccaaatataaacccacatgtacacacaagccatgtgacgcaacaacacAACAAtgccgcataataaaagcacataccggtccttgggtcccacataagacacctggcacccaagtcccataccaacctgccgctgccctgaaagacaacataaatctccaacaaacatATGcacactgtcccgggtcggtactaccgtcacctgtatccctgtcggtactcccgacagccaaGCCATAGGCTCattcggaacggtactcccgtccgagaactaaatactaacagtaaccatgcaatgcatataaaatgcaatggcgtaatgagcatcaacgtgatacaaggcgcccatacatccaggcatcaggccatactccgcccatatagtaaatcacacgcgatgcatatgcccgtgctagatgcagcataaccaaatcatgataaatccaacatgcagcccgtacccatgtgcataccaaaccatgcaacaagaataaaacataaccaagcatgctataatcacataacggcagagctagtcagcaatgcctgGCACCGATTAGTAGTCAGTGACTAGAAGGGACCAGCCGatggcctaagatagaccgttcaacagtcacaccgtcaccgaacagctaatccttgcccccactacCCAATCgctctagcctataaacaatcaaaagctataataatacccgaatagctaagaacctagctccgggtgagtacggcatcattctcATAGGCttggggtggtacaaacccccgtacgCAACCAATGAATAAAACCCTCGAAACCagttgaataaattaaattttaaaacaaaccgtttaaaatttcataatttattaacaaccgAAACCAaagaagggaggtcaaataaattgacaacaaaAGAATTGACGAtaagggtataaagaacttgtctTTCCGAAGATAGCCTTAGGCTCGTTTTGACCGAATGcggtaaaattatacaaactgcaatatcccaattattagccaaaattaataaaattggaccttaaacaaaattttgactgtacagaatattaattactagcttatCTACATACCTAGAATATTAACTCTGGAATTAAATGGGATTTAATCCAAATTTTTGgcccaaatttctaaaattctCTCGCGAGCATGCTGGttcttttatgtaatttttttgctGTTCAGTTGCACAAAaacacgcccgaaatcgggcttaaattaGGGGCAAAATGGGCGGTGGAGGCGCgaccacgtggcagcgctggagCGGCCACTGGAGGTCACTGCCTCTatcccaaaacgacgtcgttttgggatGCCTAAGGCtgattaaatcagccaaaaaatCAGCCCTCGCGCGCACATGCCCCTCGAATCGATCCCTCGCCCGCTGCCTGGCCGCCTCGCACGCGAACCGCCTGCGCCCGCACGCctcttcaacatatatatatacattaagttatatttaaagtgaCTTTTTAACCCTTTCCGCAATTCGCACCAGCACCCCCAAACTTCCATAAATTACACTCTCACCCCCTATATTAATTACATCAACACctgaaacttctaaaaatcccacaatttaatttatttcaatttttttcttattccagaatattcctaaaataattaatcaattaccttaatttcttatttccttaaaatcacataatttatttttgtttaatcacaacaaattattttgatatttcttttaaatcaaattaccccaaaattaaattaaattgccaTTTACagggcgttacaaatcctcccccccttaaaagaatttcgttcCCGAAATTCATATCTGGCTAGGCAAACAACTGAGGGTGAAGTCGCCTcatgtcctcctctagctcccaagtagcctcctcaggggtatgtcgctgccactggaccttcacatagggaatcgtGCGGCTGCGGAGCACTTTCTCTTTCTGATCCACAATGCTAGCAGGCAACTCGGTGTACGACACatcctcttgcaccacgagcagatgataatcaataacatgcccgggatctgccacggacttgcgaagcatagaaacatgaaagacatcatgtacgtGTGCTAACTGAGAAGGTAAAGCTAACCGGTAAGCCAACGGTCCAACTCGCTCAAATATCTCAAACGGTCCCACATAGCaaggactcaacttgccagatactccaaagcgtcgaatacccctcatcggcatgactcgaagaaaaacatgatcacccaaatcaaactccaaatcctGACGTCGTCGgtcagcataactcttctgacggtcctgagctgccttcatcctagcccgaatcaactggatcttctctAACGTCTACTctaccaactccggtccaagcaACGCTCGCTCCCCAATCTCAGTCCAACAAAGCGGTGATCTACACGGTCGCCCGTACAATacctcaaatggtgccatcccaatactgGCTTGGAAgttattattgtaggcaaactccactagcgacaaatgatcatcccagctcccatggAAATCCAATACACAGGCACGGAGCATGTCCTCCAAAGTCTGtatggtccgctccgactgcccgtcagtTTGAGGAtggaaggctgtactgaaagtcaactGAGTCCCCCTAGCACTttgcaacgcctcccaaaagcgtgaggtaaatcgaggatccctgtctgacacaatactgGCTGGTactccgtgcagtctcaccacctcatcaataTATAActtggccagtcgatgaataggataggtctttTTGACAGGTAGGAAgtgcgctgatttagtcaatcgatcgataatcacccatatcgagTTGAATCCCCGACTAGATCGCGGCAATTCTGAGAcgaaatccatagctatgcgttcccatttccactccggcacagataaaggtcgtaacaatcccgcgggcctctggtgctcagctttgacttgctggcacactaaacatcggGATACAAACTATGCTACGCTCCACTTCATGCCACTCCACCAATATTGACGTCGTAAGACCTAATACATCTTCGTCGTCCCAGGGTGGATAGTATAGGTAGAACGATGAGCCTtctctaggatcctctgcctgatatcactgtcaCTCGGCACACAAATCCGCCCACGGAACAATAGCAAGCCATTGTCCCTCTGGTTGTACCTCAATGgaccaaatctctccatatcagccatgatcgcgccaagctccacatcctgacactgtcgatcgcgaatctgatcctctagatctgaatggatactcatggcagcacaGTAGAGTGTAGAATTgtctgatgcctggatgtataggcgtcttgtatcacgttgatgctcattacaccattgcattttatatgcattgcatggttactggtagtatttagttctcgaacgggagtaccgttccgagggagcctatggctcggctgtcgggagtaccgacagggatacgggtgacgggagtaccgacccgagacagtgcgcacaggtttgttggagatttatgttgcctttcagggcagcggcaggttggtatgggacttgggtgccaggtgtcttatgtgggccccaaggacagGTATGTacttttattatgcggcactgttgtgttgttgcgtcacatagcttgtgtgtacatgtggatTTATATTTAgagtgatctcctcttctgtttcatttacagccttcatttttatataaacttgttgagtcttgtgactcaccttgctttccatcattccaggtaagggtaaagcaaaagtcgagggcgaggaccgcgccaTCTAGCAGTCaaccgtgtcggtagggtgtacagttaacTGCCCCtgtcttctctgatgttttgttaggagttctgactctcattttttactgtactcggttgttccttgtatcttttatttgttggcacaggtgcctatatatttttatatactccttgactgctgttccaacagggtacttgtgggcgtgcatgtatattgtttttgCTTCCGCTGTCGTATTTCctatgtatgcatgctagggtatttttatcttatgtctatttctcttcccttatacaagcgctttcgttcggatagaccgggtggttgggatatccgagcgagggtgcttacaatgttggtatcagagctatccATGAATAAATATCCTCCACTCAATACATCTCGGGATCTAAAATATCACCAGGTCTCCCCTCCTTAGAGGAATCGACATACCTACGATGACTTATTCGGTGACCACAATCTTGACCTGCTGCTAatcttaactccaaatagcTAATTGACCATACCTTCTCTCGATCGCTAAATACTAACCCTGACCTCCTCAAAGATTCAGTAAGTCAGTTAGAACACGATCTTTAGAACTGATGTTATCTGCTCTATAGCCTGCTCAACTAAAAGCACCTCACCGTATCAGCAACTATTCACATCCCCAAGGCATCTCATAGGTCgccccaaaagaaaaaaaaagaacttaaaGATGTGGGTCAAGCATTCTTCTGACTAGCATAACAAGCTATCTCATGCTTCCGttgatgtaccacttgaccaacACCCAGAGAAGTCTCATCCCCTCAACCGgtcaatcaaaataatatacacaCAATAAGCTCACCCCTTGCACACAGTGCActagtgtgtatatatatatatatatatacacttacacAACAAATTATTACACGTAACATAGcatgcacgcctacaagtaccctgttggaacagcagtcaaggagtatataaaaatatacagacacatgtgccaacaaataaaagatacaaggaacaatcggacacagtaaaaaatgagagttagaactcc from Diospyros lotus cultivar Yz01 chromosome 9, ASM1463336v1, whole genome shotgun sequence encodes the following:
- the LOC127809832 gene encoding transcription factor RAX3-like; its protein translation is MGRAPCCDKANVKKGPWSPEEDDKLKSYIEEHGTGGNWIALPQKIGLKRCGKSCRLRWLNYLRPNIKHGGFSEEEDNMICSLYLSIGSRWSVIAAQLPGRTDNDIKNYWNTRLKKKLMGKQRNVQAQRESRVKREMKRASQAFMVSEANINPIFNWPKLPLPMNPSQEHHLIKDQTSINTMLASLGERFLDDHQQPNNNSTNHQYPLYISPFQDQTYDNSINSFSSSTSVNSINHINGDQDPSMLKGFSNYLAELNGLGTFPGLEMVNGNSGTSFGETNINWVDINSLVYSPMALNYEHCQKGYF